A region from the Corynebacterium halotolerans YIM 70093 = DSM 44683 genome encodes:
- a CDS encoding response regulator transcription factor codes for MSRILVAEDDRGIADFIQRGLKAAGYACDVVDSGPAAFALARSGDFDLMILDLGLPHMDGADVLEQLRALRVTMPVIVLTARTKIEDRIRMLEGGADDYMPKPFQFAELLARVRLRLVDKANVEGAGADTTYRMTRGSLVLDLRTQRVKVGEKWKDLSRREVGLLETFMRHPGQILSRAQLLSMVWGMDFDPGSNVVDVYVRTLRKKIGTEKIETVRGSGYRLV; via the coding sequence GTGAGCAGGATTCTCGTCGCCGAGGACGACCGCGGCATCGCCGATTTCATTCAGCGTGGGCTGAAGGCCGCAGGCTACGCCTGTGATGTCGTGGACTCCGGGCCGGCCGCCTTCGCCCTGGCCCGATCCGGGGATTTCGACCTGATGATCCTGGACCTGGGCCTGCCCCACATGGACGGCGCCGACGTGCTCGAGCAGCTGCGCGCACTGAGGGTGACCATGCCCGTCATCGTGCTCACCGCGCGCACCAAGATCGAGGACCGCATCCGCATGCTCGAGGGCGGCGCCGACGACTACATGCCCAAGCCCTTCCAGTTCGCGGAGCTGCTCGCGCGCGTGCGGCTGCGCCTGGTCGACAAGGCCAACGTCGAGGGCGCCGGCGCCGACACCACCTACCGCATGACCCGCGGCAGTCTCGTGCTCGACCTGCGCACCCAGCGGGTGAAGGTCGGCGAGAAGTGGAAGGATCTCTCCCGGCGCGAGGTCGGCCTGCTGGAGACCTTCATGCGCCACCCCGGCCAGATCCTCTCGCGCGCCCAGTTGCTGAGCATGGTCTGGGGCATGGACTTCGACCCCGGTTCCAATGTGGTCGACGTCTACGTGCGCACGCTGCGCAAGAAGATCGGCACCGAGAAGATCGAGACGGTCCGCGGCTCCGGGTACCGGCTGGTGTAG